The following DNA comes from bacterium.
CTCCAACTGGGGCGCGGTCATCGGGGGAGAGATAGCGGAGGCGAACGACATCGACGCATTCATAGTCGATCCGGTGGTGGTGGACGAGATGGACGACCTGGCCCGCTTCTCCGGCATGCCCGACATCAAGCGCGCCAGCATATTCCACGCCTCGAACCAGAAAGCGGTCGTCCGCCGCATGGCCAAGAACCTGTGGAAACCGCCGCAAAAAATAAACGCGATCGTAGCGCACATGGGCGACGGGGTGTCGGTCGGCGCGCACAGGCAAGGCAAGGTGGTGGACGTCAACAACGCGCTGGACGGCGACGGCCCATTCTCAGCCATCAGCGCGGGATCGCTGCCCGCGGTGGACGTGGTGAAGATGTGTTTCCAGGAAGGCGCGACGGAGGAGACCGTGCTCCACAAGATCCGCAACGCGGGCGGGCTCATCGCCTACCTCGGCGTCACCGACGTGGGCGAGATCAACCGCATGATCGAAAAGGGCGACGGCAAGGCAGCGGAGGTGATCGAGGCGATGGGATACCAGGTCTCGAAGGAGATAGGCGCGCTCGCCGCAGCGCTCCGCGGAAGGGTCGACGCGATCGCTCTCACCGGGGCCTACGCCGGCATAACCTCGCTCGCCCGCGCGATAAAATCGCGCTGTGAGTTCCTGGCCCCTGTCTTCGCGTACCCTGGCGAATCCGAGACCTCGGCCATCGTGGGCGGCGCCCTGCGGGTGCTGCGCGGCGAAGAGGAACTCCTGGAATACGACCCTGCGTGACGCATGCCCTCTTTCTTCAAGCCGGCTGCTGTGACGTCACAGAAGGCGCTCCAATAGAAATGTACTTCATGGCCTCTGCGTCAATATCCATCCTCTCCTTGTGGAAGGATATCACCCCTGCCTTTTGAATCATTGCTTCAAGGCATGACAACATCGCTTTTAACCGCTCGTACATCATGACTTTGAAGGCCAGGCGAATAAGGCGATCGTTTGATTCGTCCCTGTTTGAATCGCCCTCGCTGTTTTCCCACCGCGACATTGTAACCGGCGAAACGCCGATGAACGCAGCGAACCCCTTGCTTGCCATCCCGACTTCTTTTCTCATGAACCTGATCTCGGGGCCTGTGAGCAACCCCTTTTTGTCGGAAAGGGCAACAGCCATAACGATGTGCAGTTGAGTCGGTTCCGGAATATCCACAAAGCTGGTTTTGCAGGACGGACATGTGAACTCAGAAACACCTTCGAGATAGACATTGTTGAGCCCACTCTCAACATAATGATGTTTTATTTTTTTATCGTTCATGACCTTTCCGCATTCATAACATTTTGTGCTCATAGCGCCTCCTTCCTCCCCCTTTATTCAACAGCTTTTCAGCTGGACCTATTTTCTGACAACCGACTTGATGATGATTCGGCCGTGTTCTTCGTCCACTACAATGGGCGCTTCGAGAACCCTGCAATCATCGAGCTGCGTGCGCATGACGCACTCGAAGCCTTTTACGTGTTTGGCTTTGGTCGGGCCTTCGCTCATCACTCCGCCGCTCAGGGCGCGCATGACATCGGGCATGGTGAACCTTCTTTCGATCATGCGTTTCCTAGCGTGCGCCGAAGGAGCCAAAGAGCCCTTTCTCAACAGCAACATCTGCAATTTTCTTTTGGCTTCATCCCGGTCCATCTCTCAATCCTCCGTGCCGACATCCAGCGCTTAGCACGGTGTTAATATAGAATCAAGAGAAACCGGAATAACCCACGCTTCTATTGTATATTATCGGCAAGGTAAATGGAAGAGTTGCGTAAAATTAGCTTAAGGCTAATATTTACATTAGGTTAATTTACGGTGTCAGCGCTTTTATACCCCTTTCCCCAATAACAACACACCCTTAGCGAACCTGCTTTATAGTGCTCGCGTTCAACACCATAAAGCAGGTTCGTGGTGTTTCCACCCTTTCCCGCCCATCCCGATTCGGTTGCAGTTCAAATGTGAGGGGGATATAGAAGCCTTGTTGATGAGGTGGGGAGTTTTTTTGTGGGTTATGTGTCCATGCCTTCGGAATTCTAATGAGATTTCTTACTGCCGAACAACATCAATTGGTCGTTAAGCAGCTTGTAGAGCTAGGGCGAAAGCTTATATCTGCGCGACGGCAACATTCGTCAGGATTTGAGTTCACTTCATTGATGGTATGCTTTCTGATGCATAATCTAAGTGCAGCGGAGGCACTTCTTCGTTTACTGAATTCCACAACCGAGAAATGGTTTCCAGCAACTGTTGGATATACAATCGTTCGGACTATGTTTGAAATAGATGTAACCGCACATTATATTTCGCAGCAGCCTGTTGAACGATCAAGAAGGTATATTAAATACGGGCGAATTTTGAAGAAGAAGCGTATGGATGCATGTCTGAGGCATTGTGATAGTAGAGATGCTCAGTGGGCAGAAGGAATGAAGAATGAATGGGAACATCATTGGAAAGAACAGCAGAATGAAGTGAATAAGCAATATGAGGAAGTAAAAGAAGCCTTTAAGAAGACGAATAGCTGGGCTGGGATGACGATAAAGGAAATGGCTAAGGCTGTGCATCATGAAGAAGCATACGATATCTTTTACGCAGAGCTTTGTTCTTTTGCGCACGCAGATGTTAAGTTGGTAGATCGTTTTCTTCAACGCGAGAGTGGTGGATTAAAATGGTCTATGGCTGCAGATGAATTCGATGTGGCGAGTGTTTTTAGATATGTGGCGATATTCTTATCGTGCACTATAATGCTATTCGATGAGCAATTTGAATGTGGCATGGGTGGATGTGTCGATGAATGTTGGAACGTATAGCGGATAACGATTTCCTCCAAATCACGTCCTTTCCACCCTTTCCCGCCCATCTTGATTCGGTTGCAGTGAAAGTGGGAGGGGGATGAGGTTTTGTTGATATAGGGGTCAGAATTCCGGGGACACGACACTTAATTCGGGAAACTGAACATCCTTAGGAATACTTAATAACAAGAAATGCATTAAATCCGTGCTTATAGCGATTGGCATGCATCGTGCAATATCAACAGCATATGGCACGGATGGCTCGAGTCGTTGTACCCGATATTCCTCATCACATCATTCAGCGTGGCAACAGACGGCAGCGTGTGTTCTTCTCTGATGAAGATCGCGCCTGCTATCTTGCGCTGCTGGCCGACAACGCGAGGAAGAATGGGGTGTCTATCTGGGCTTATTGTCTCATGGATAATCATGTTCATATGGTAGCGGTCCCTGAGAGTGAGGCGGCGCTTGCAAAGGCCATCGGCGATACGCACAGGGGTTACACACGACGAATCAATTTTCGCGAGAACTGGCGTGGCTATTTATGGCAGGGCAGATTTTCATCAAGTCCGCTGGATGAGCGACATCTCTTTGCAGCAGTCAGATATGTCGAGCGCAATCCTGTCAGGGCAAGGCTGGTTCAACATGCTGAAGACTACCGGTGGTCAAGCGCCAGGGCCCATGTACAGGGGCAGACTGACATCTGTCTTTCGGGTGATGAGCTGGGTGTCTTGGGTATTGACGACTGGAAGGCATATCTAATGGAGTCAGGTGATGATGATTTCATGAAAAGATTGAGGAAAGGGGCAAGAACAGGGCGGCCACTGGGAAGTGATGAGTTTATCGACAGGATCGAATCGTTAACAGGCAGGGTCCTGAGGCGACAGAAGCCCGGTCCCAAGGGTAGGAATTAAGTGTCGTGTCCCCGGAATTCCCCCGCTTTCGCGGGAATGACAAGCGGGGGCAAGGGATTGCCGCGTGGAACCTGCCCTGAGCAACGTCGAAGGGCTCGCAATGACACCGGGAATATTCTTAGCAGGTTGAATAAGGCGTTGAGTGCCGACTTGACGGAGCGGGTCGAAGGTCTCTGTTGAGCGGCGTCAGAAGGCGCCGCTTTCTAAGCCTGCAATGCTGCGGCGCCTGATGCGCAGCGACGACCTTCAACATGGGCTCTTTATATAAAGAAGAAGTGCCGCGGCGTGGGTACCGCGCCGCGGCACGAACGGCGTCTGAGCGAGCGAGCCGTAAGCGAAACAGAGGCCTTCGATCCGCTCCGTCTGCTGAGATGCATTTCATTGAATGATGTGCTAAAGATGGCGTAATCACGGAGGCCTCATGCTCATACGCTTCGCGCTGTTCGGAATCATCGGGATATTCGCGGCCCTGATCGTGGACGCGGCCAAAAAATCCTATTTCGCGAGGCGCATGGAGCTCGGCGCAGAGACCTCGCTCATCCTCTTCCCGTTCTTCGGGCTCATCGCGCTGATATTTCCCCTGATCGCAATCCGCGTCTCGAACATGGCGTGGTACGGCCGCGGGCTCGTGTACATGGCCGCGCTCTTCGCAGCGCAGTACCTGGCCGGCCTCATCCTCACCAAACTCAACCGCTGCCCCTGGAGTTACTCCGGCCGCGGCTCGCTGGGAGGGCTCATCCGCATCTCCGACGCGCCCCTCTGGTTCGCGGCAGGGCTCGGCATCGAGCAGATATACCCATGGGTGAAGGCCACGGCGGTCGCCCTCGGCTGATTTAACTCACCGTTATCATTGCGTTAACAGCCGGAAAAAATGGCTTTGATGCCGATCCTTGCCATGTTAAAGGATCGTCTCAGATGCCATTCTCCATCAGAGATTTTTTCGACGACGCCTCGCGCACATTATCCACATATGTCGATTTCAGAACCGCCTGCGCAAACAGCATAGCTGCGCTCAACGAGGACCCGACCAGCCGCATGGCCGAGACGGACTTCTACAGCAAACTCTCCGCGATCGAAGGTCTGCCGCCAAACATAGCCTCAGGTTTCAGGTCGTCATGGGAGCCCAGGTTCAAGGAGTTCAGGGAACAGCACAATTACACCAACATGCCGATGACGCCTTCGCTCAAGCTCTTCAAGATATGCGCGCAATCGGTGGCAGCAAGGCACAACCACGCGCTCGATCGAGTCCTCGCCAAAGAATGGATGGCGCTCGCCGTATCCCCTGAAGAGAGGGAGGGGCTAGACGCCCTGACCGCCAGGATGACGGCCCTTCACATGGACGAAGAATGGACAGGTGGACTCGTCTCCACCTGGGAGTACCTCTTCGGCGCAGGCGGCCACGGCGACAGGAACATAAAGCCGCCGTCGGTCTACTACGAGGTGTTCGACAGACAGAGGTCGCACGTCGAACTGAGGACGCCATCCGACGAAGACCTCAACGTATACGGCGTCAGGGAATACAGGAAAGACGAACTCGACGCGGCGCTCTCGCTCATAGAAAAAAACCGGCTGACGCTCGTGCTCGGCCACCCCGGATGGAGGCCAGTGGCGCGCTCCTTCGATCTGTGGCTCGAAACGCTGAAGATGAAACTCTCCGGATCAGAAGTGGAGCTCTTGGATATCGCCTCGGTGAATAAGCCGGAGGAAAAACTGGCCGCCGCACTATCTGCGATCGCAAAAGCGAAATCACGCAAGTTGGTGCTCCTGGCGGAGACCGGGCATTCACCTCACGCCGCAGCCGCAGGGAAGATAGCACGGCTGATAGCCGATGCAGGGGTAACAGAGATGCTGCCTGTATTGGCCATCGACCACAAGGCCCTGAATCAAAGGCAGGCCGCGCAGATCGTGTTCGGCGAGAAGGCGCTGCAGAACGGAGACGAGGCCCGGACGATCAAATTCATCGACACCATCTCATCGGTCTGGGCAATGCTGCCCGCAGACATCTCATATCTGGCTGATGAGCTCGACAACATGGCCTCAAGACCCGACCTGGAGACGCTGGGCATAAAGTTGGCGATAGCAGGCAGAGACATCTCCAAAAATTATCACAAGCAGGCGCCGGACAGCCCTCTCACCCTCTCCATGCCGAACGGCAGCTGGGGACGCTATCTCGATCGCATGTTCGCGCTCTCCAAGGCAAACGTGATCACCATCGGCCCGTGCCCCGCGCCGTTCTTCACGATGAATCTCAACCTCAGGGCCTGAAGAGCATCGCCTTTTCGTCTATCGACACGATCGCTGAAGTGGAATGTTCCGGAACGAGCTGGCAGGTCTCGGTGATGGAGACGTTGATGCGATTTGCGCCGAGCAGTTCGTATATCTTCCGTTGATCGAGCAGCGAGGGGAATGCCGGGTAGCCGGGGCTGAACCTCTTGCCCGTTGATTCCGCTGCGCCGAGCTCCTGCCTTATCAGCCTGTGGCAGTATTCCGCCGAGGCCTCGGTGAATTCCGAGGCAAGGCCCTTCAAATAGAACACGTCGCTGTATTTGTTTTTGGAAAACATCGAGGCCGCGATATCCGCGACCTTGCCCCCTATCGTCACCAGCTGGAACGCCGCGAAACCGCCTGGGAAGAAATCGGCGACGCAGCGGTTGGGCGTCTCCCTCTCCCTGGGAAAGTCGAACTTGAAGTCGCGTCTCTCTCCCTTCACAAGCAGCCCGTTGCCTATCCGCTCGCATTTGAAATAGCCGTACACGATCGCGGGCGCTATCGCGGACTGCGATCTCACGAGCGACATGGTCCGCTCGTATATCGGGAGGACCTTCGACGACTTAAGATCTTCCCACGCCGAGGCGGCTGCGCCCTGTCTGAACTGCCAGCGCGCCGCGAAGAGCGCTTCCTTGTCTAGGAGCGCCTCCACCTCATCGAGGCCTACGCTCTTTAAAACCTTTGTGCCGAGAAACGGGGCGTCCATGACGGTCTATCTCTCCCTTTCAACCTTCGTCCTTCAGCTGCCTCGCAACCCTCTCCATCTCGCTCAACCCCGCGAATGCGTCCCTGCAGTACGCGACTGGCGCCCCGTACGCAGGGGCGAGCCGATCGTTCACAAAGGATTCGGTGAGGGCGGCGCCGCCGCACAGCACCGGAATGCCGAGCCCTGCCTCGCGGAAGATCTTAAGGTCCTCGCGCATGATCTCGGTGGATGACACCAGCAGGCCCGAGAGCCCGATCGCGTCCGCCTTGTGTTCCCTCGCGGCCTCGATGACCGCGGCCGCCGGCTGCCTGATGCCCAGGTTCACGACCTTGAAGCCGTTGTTGGAGAGTATCGCATCCACCAGGTTCTTGCCTATGTCGTGGACGTCGCCGCGCACGGTGGCCAGCACTATCGTGGCCCGGTGCCCAGCCTCGCCCGCCTTCAGGTGCGGCGAGACGAGATCTATCGCAGCGCGCATGGTCTCGGCCGAGCTCAGCACGAACGGCAGCGGTGTGCGGCCTTGGCCGAAACTCTCTCCCACCTCCTGCATCGCAGGGAGCAGGACTTCGCTTATGACCTTCGACGGCTCCATCTCGCCTATCAGCGCCTGCACCAGCGCCGGGAGTCCCTCCCTTGAGCCGTCGATCACCCTCTGCCTCATCTCATCAGCAGGGGAACCCGCGGCCTTGGACTTACGCGCGGCATCAGAGTCGGAATCCTTCGAAAGGCGGCTGAGCATGAGCGCCAACGGATCGCCTTTGCTCCAGTCCCCGTCGATCAGCCTCTCCAGTATTTCGAGCGTCTCCTTCGGTATCCTGTCCAGGGGGAGGACACGCGCAGGGTTGATGATGGCTGCGTCCAGCCCCGCGCCGAGCGCCCTGTGCAGGAATGCGCTCGTGAGGTAGGCCCTGCCTGAGGCCGGAAGCCCGAACGATATGTTGCTCACGCCGAGCATGGTCCTTGCGCCGGGGATCTCCTTTTTGATCCGAGCCACCGCATCGAGCGTCTCTCTGCCGGCCGACCTGAGCTCTGGGTCGCCGCTGGCCAGCGTGAACGTGAGCGGATCGATGAGGAGGTCGCGGCGAGCGAGCCCCTCTGCCTCCGCGAGGGCGATGAGCCGCCGGGCGACCGCGAGCTTCTTATCCGCGGTCTTGGCCATGCCGTCCTCATCGATGCAGAGGCATGCGACCACGGCCCCGAACTTCAGCGCCAGGGCCAGCACGCGGCGGGCCTTTGCGCCGCCGTCCTCCAGGTTGATCGAGTTTATTATCGAGCGGCCGGGCGCGAGCGAAAGCGCGCTCTCCACCGTCTCCGGGTTCGTGGAATCCACCATGATGGCAGCGTCGGCCCTGGGCACGATCTTCGTCATCGCCCTGCGCATGTCCTTGGCCTCGTCCCTGCCCGCATAGGCCACGCAGAGGTCGAGCGCGTGGCAGGCTCCCGATGCGCTGCGCGCCACGTCGGCTATCGCGTCGAAGTCCTCCGTGAGCACCAATTCCTTAAACTT
Coding sequences within:
- a CDS encoding DUF4258 domain-containing protein, whose translation is MDRDEAKRKLQMLLLRKGSLAPSAHARKRMIERRFTMPDVMRALSGGVMSEGPTKAKHVKGFECVMRTQLDDCRVLEAPIVVDEEHGRIIIKSVVRK
- a CDS encoding DUF5677 domain-containing protein, whose product is MRFLTAEQHQLVVKQLVELGRKLISARRQHSSGFEFTSLMVCFLMHNLSAAEALLRLLNSTTEKWFPATVGYTIVRTMFEIDVTAHYISQQPVERSRRYIKYGRILKKKRMDACLRHCDSRDAQWAEGMKNEWEHHWKEQQNEVNKQYEEVKEAFKKTNSWAGMTIKEMAKAVHHEEAYDIFYAELCSFAHADVKLVDRFLQRESGGLKWSMAADEFDVASVFRYVAIFLSCTIMLFDEQFECGMGGCVDECWNV
- a CDS encoding type II TA system antitoxin MqsA family protein, encoding MSTKCYECGKVMNDKKIKHHYVESGLNNVYLEGVSEFTCPSCKTSFVDIPEPTQLHIVMAVALSDKKGLLTGPEIRFMRKEVGMASKGFAAFIGVSPVTMSRWENSEGDSNRDESNDRLIRLAFKVMMYERLKAMLSCLEAMIQKAGVISFHKERMDIDAEAMKYISIGAPSVTSQQPA
- a CDS encoding vitamin B12 dependent-methionine synthase activation domain-containing protein, with product MDAPFLGTKVLKSVGLDEVEALLDKEALFAARWQFRQGAAASAWEDLKSSKVLPIYERTMSLVRSQSAIAPAIVYGYFKCERIGNGLLVKGERRDFKFDFPRERETPNRCVADFFPGGFAAFQLVTIGGKVADIAASMFSKNKYSDVFYLKGLASEFTEASAEYCHRLIRQELGAAESTGKRFSPGYPAFPSLLDQRKIYELLGANRINVSITETCQLVPEHSTSAIVSIDEKAMLFRP
- a CDS encoding transposase: MARVVVPDIPHHIIQRGNRRQRVFFSDEDRACYLALLADNARKNGVSIWAYCLMDNHVHMVAVPESEAALAKAIGDTHRGYTRRINFRENWRGYLWQGRFSSSPLDERHLFAAVRYVERNPVRARLVQHAEDYRWSSARAHVQGQTDICLSGDELGVLGIDDWKAYLMESGDDDFMKRLRKGARTGRPLGSDEFIDRIESLTGRVLRRQKPGPKGRN
- a CDS encoding homocysteine S-methyltransferase family protein, which encodes MAKDLKEIASRRTIIFDGAMGTMLDEAQVSSSCSAELNLISPDSVARVHREYLAAGADAIITNTFGASRVVLSDHGMADKVREINIAAAKIARREAAAAGGERFVAGELGPTSKLPTLGHIAFADLFAAYVEQADALAEGGVDLFITSTSQDPLQVKAALAAIDEVNRRRGLDLPAIVSVTVEPSGTMLLGTELTAALAAVAPFSPLAFGINCATGPEGMEEHLHSLRESSPFAIVCQPNAGMPKNVGGKPVYSMGPEEFAGALAHLVLRFGVAFAGGCCGTTPAHIEALARELKAEGSKPQARRQKPKGRSFDFVSSLFTAYPLDEEPRPFIIAEQTNANGSRKFKELVLTEDFDAIADVARSASGACHALDLCVAYAGRDEAKDMRRAMTKIVPRADAAIMVDSTNPETVESALSLAPGRSIINSINLEDGGAKARRVLALALKFGAVVACLCIDEDGMAKTADKKLAVARRLIALAEAEGLARRDLLIDPLTFTLASGDPELRSAGRETLDAVARIKKEIPGARTMLGVSNISFGLPASGRAYLTSAFLHRALGAGLDAAIINPARVLPLDRIPKETLEILERLIDGDWSKGDPLALMLSRLSKDSDSDAARKSKAAGSPADEMRQRVIDGSREGLPALVQALIGEMEPSKVISEVLLPAMQEVGESFGQGRTPLPFVLSSAETMRAAIDLVSPHLKAGEAGHRATIVLATVRGDVHDIGKNLVDAILSNNGFKVVNLGIRQPAAAVIEAAREHKADAIGLSGLLVSSTEIMREDLKIFREAGLGIPVLCGGAALTESFVNDRLAPAYGAPVAYCRDAFAGLSEMERVARQLKDEG